A stretch of Nonomuraea africana DNA encodes these proteins:
- a CDS encoding MFS transporter: MTAATRSRWALPVLLVAAFVTTLDFFVANVALPAIRADLGAGESSTQLVIAGYGLAYAAGVIIAGRLGDIHGPRRVFVVGLALFTLASAACGLAPGPGFLVTARVLQGCAAALMAPQVLTLLTALYPGAARARAFGWYGTAVGLAGVGGQAIGGAVVALDVAGLGWRACFLVNVPIGLLALAVVHRLVPDAGRTPQPAESSPQASGRTSQPTGQSPQTSGRSPKPTGPSPQVSGRTPQPTGRTSQLPQPEGRAPQVTGGELGRASREGARPGGRLDVMSAAMLAAALVAVVFPLAHGREAGWPAWAWASLVAAVPLTAAFVARQRRLAEPLLDLDLFRQRRFVTGLAAVALLFGGSSGLSFLLALYLQDGRGLGPLAAGAVFTAVNAGFLAASFGARRGTGDRPGRRLPVAGALALAAGLLWTFQAVGGAPGALVPGLLLAGAGMGLVMSPLMSMVLASVRQAHAGAAAGVLGTVQEVGGVLGVTAVGPLVFGVLDAAGDWTGAARAGLAVLVVAALAASVLICRLVETGAVRDGERPRAPEERPLDGGRPVTTEAAGTACRTDERTESRATCRTDDRTESGADLVDATW, from the coding sequence ATGACCGCCGCCACCAGGAGCCGGTGGGCGCTGCCCGTCCTGCTCGTCGCCGCCTTCGTCACCACGCTCGACTTCTTCGTCGCCAACGTCGCCCTGCCCGCCATCCGCGCCGACCTGGGCGCGGGCGAGTCCTCGACCCAGCTGGTGATCGCGGGCTACGGGCTGGCGTACGCGGCGGGCGTCATCATCGCCGGACGGCTCGGCGACATCCACGGGCCGCGCAGGGTCTTCGTCGTCGGCCTCGCCCTGTTCACGCTCGCCTCCGCGGCCTGCGGGCTGGCGCCGGGCCCTGGGTTCCTCGTGACGGCGCGGGTGCTGCAGGGCTGCGCGGCGGCCCTCATGGCGCCGCAGGTGCTGACCCTGCTCACGGCCCTCTACCCCGGCGCCGCTCGGGCCAGGGCCTTCGGCTGGTACGGCACGGCGGTCGGCCTCGCCGGGGTGGGCGGTCAGGCGATCGGCGGCGCCGTCGTCGCGCTCGACGTGGCGGGGCTCGGATGGCGGGCGTGCTTTCTCGTCAACGTCCCGATCGGCCTGCTCGCCCTGGCCGTCGTCCACCGCCTCGTCCCCGACGCGGGAAGAACCCCACAGCCCGCGGAAAGCTCACCACAGGCCTCGGGAAGGACCTCGCAGCCCACAGGCCAGTCGCCACAGACCTCGGGAAGGAGCCCGAAGCCCACAGGCCCGTCGCCACAGGTCTCAGGAAGGACCCCGCAACCGACGGGAAGGACGTCACAGCTACCGCAGCCCGAGGGAAGGGCGCCACAGGTCACGGGAGGGGAGTTGGGAAGGGCGTCTCGGGAGGGGGCGCGTCCTGGGGGCAGGCTCGATGTCATGAGCGCCGCCATGCTCGCCGCCGCGCTGGTGGCGGTCGTGTTCCCGCTCGCCCACGGCAGGGAGGCGGGCTGGCCCGCGTGGGCGTGGGCCTCGCTCGTGGCCGCGGTCCCGCTGACGGCGGCGTTCGTCGCCAGGCAGCGGCGGCTGGCCGAGCCCCTTCTCGACCTGGACCTCTTCCGCCAGCGCAGGTTCGTCACCGGCCTGGCCGCCGTGGCGCTGCTGTTCGGCGGCTCGTCAGGGCTGTCGTTCCTGCTGGCCCTCTACCTCCAGGACGGCAGGGGGCTCGGCCCGCTCGCCGCGGGCGCGGTGTTCACGGCCGTCAACGCGGGGTTCCTGGCCGCCTCGTTCGGCGCCCGTCGCGGCACGGGTGACCGGCCGGGCAGGCGGCTCCCGGTCGCGGGCGCGCTGGCGCTGGCGGCGGGGCTGCTCTGGACCTTCCAGGCGGTGGGCGGCGCGCCCGGCGCCCTGGTGCCCGGGCTGCTGCTGGCCGGCGCGGGGATGGGGTTGGTGATGTCGCCGCTGATGTCGATGGTCCTGGCCTCGGTACGGCAGGCGCACGCGGGAGCGGCGGCGGGCGTGCTCGGCACGGTGCAGGAGGTCGGCGGCGTGCTGGGCGTCACGGCCGTGGGGCCGCTCGTCTTCGGCGTGCTCGACGCCGCCGGCGACTGGACGGGCGCGGCGCGGGCCGGGCTCGCGGTGCTGGTCGTCGCCGCACTGGCCGCCTCGGTGCTGATCTGTCGGCTGGTGGAGACGGGCGCGGTCCGTGACGGCGAGCGACCCCGCGCGCCCGAGGAGCGTCCCCTGGACGGAGGCCGGCCGGTGACCACGGAGGCGGCCGGCACGGCTTGCCGTACGGACGAGAGGACGGAGAGCCGGGCGACCTGCCGCACGGACGACAGGACGGAGAGCGGCGCGGACCTGGTTGACGCGACCTGGTGA
- a CDS encoding BTAD domain-containing putative transcriptional regulator, with the protein MRFGVLGPLAVWSTEGRSLRIPEAKVRALLADLLAHAGRPVSADRLIEDLWGEAPPGKPAAALRVKVSQLRRVLEEAEPGGRERLAFGPAGYVLRMDPGALDADRFGALTARARESDDPAVRSALLADALGLWRGAPFADFADEEFARPMIARLAEQRLVALEEHAEARLELGQHGQLAAELADLVAAHPLRERLRAVHLRALYGAGRQSEALDSYTDLRDLLRDELGVDPGPDLVALHRAILEQDPALAPVPARARTNLPVPMTGLIGREAAAAEVRSLVAAHRLVTLTGPGGVGKTRLALEAASGLDGVGPDGVYLVELAAHPSAGCVVDAIAAVVGVRDDRAAGKRGAGAPERLVEVLRDKRMLLVLDNCEHVVEQVAAVAELLLRAAPSLRVLATSQEALAIEGEVLFAVQPLDLPDRAGEPTASSAVRLFAARASAAAPGFTLDDGNAEAVAAICRRLDGIPLAIELAASRMRVLSPAQLAERLDDRFRLLAGGRRDAPARQQTLRAMIDWSWELLTDDERVVLRRLAVHADGCTLEAAEAVCSGEGVRPADVLDLLARLVDRSLVVAVAGVSGIRYRLLESVAAYCVERLGEAGELDCVKLRHADHYLALAERADLRVAGQSRWLAMLDAESANVRTALDTAAHQGAADTALRLASAMAWHLMLRCRFDEGRRALATALSVPGEANPSIRATAEIWYAGLTLRLGGCEDVSGLARNALAVLEADGDPVRLATAQWLLGFIQWGQGELSASAELLNRSLATFETLGDRWGTAAALTARAFQSTIRGDFAAVEREGGRSLRLFEELGDHWGVLQAVEPLAMLAEIDGDYDRAAGLHRRALAMAEELELWFEVSRSMSGLGRLALLAGDYARADELHERARRLAVEHAHPYAEQFAAIGLALSARRQGRLEVAERHLRTWLDWITKMEGESGAALLLAELGFIAELRGDAEQALSLHREGYAHAVATADPRAQALALEGMAGAVSLSGDHRGAARLLGAAAAARASVGRPLPVAERGDVDRITARCRQTLDRADFLAEFARGGAQPVAV; encoded by the coding sequence ATGCGATTCGGGGTGCTCGGCCCGCTGGCGGTCTGGTCGACGGAGGGGCGCTCGCTGCGTATACCCGAGGCGAAGGTGCGCGCGCTGCTGGCCGACCTGCTCGCCCACGCGGGGCGGCCGGTCTCCGCCGACCGCCTCATCGAGGACCTGTGGGGTGAGGCGCCGCCGGGCAAGCCCGCGGCGGCGCTGCGGGTCAAGGTGTCGCAGCTGCGCCGGGTGCTGGAGGAGGCCGAGCCCGGCGGCAGGGAGCGGCTGGCCTTCGGCCCCGCCGGCTACGTGCTGCGGATGGATCCCGGCGCGCTCGACGCCGACAGGTTCGGGGCGCTGACCGCGCGGGCGCGTGAGAGCGACGACCCCGCGGTGCGGTCGGCGCTGCTGGCCGACGCGCTCGGGCTGTGGCGGGGCGCGCCGTTCGCCGACTTCGCCGACGAGGAGTTCGCCAGGCCGATGATCGCGAGGCTGGCCGAGCAGCGGCTCGTGGCGCTGGAGGAGCACGCCGAGGCCAGGCTCGAGCTCGGGCAGCACGGGCAGCTGGCGGCCGAGCTGGCCGATCTCGTGGCCGCCCATCCGCTGCGCGAGCGGCTGCGCGCGGTGCACCTGCGCGCCCTCTACGGGGCGGGGCGGCAGAGCGAGGCGCTCGACAGCTACACCGACCTGCGCGACCTGCTGCGCGACGAGCTCGGCGTCGACCCGGGCCCCGACCTGGTCGCGCTGCACCGGGCCATCCTGGAGCAGGACCCCGCCCTGGCCCCCGTGCCCGCCAGGGCGCGCACCAACCTGCCCGTGCCGATGACCGGCCTGATCGGCAGGGAGGCGGCGGCGGCCGAGGTGCGCTCGCTCGTCGCCGCCCATCGCCTGGTGACGCTCACGGGCCCCGGCGGGGTCGGCAAGACCAGGCTGGCGCTCGAGGCGGCGTCGGGGCTCGACGGCGTCGGCCCCGACGGTGTTTACCTGGTGGAGCTGGCCGCCCATCCCTCGGCGGGTTGCGTGGTCGACGCCATCGCCGCGGTCGTGGGCGTCCGCGACGACAGGGCGGCGGGCAAGAGGGGCGCGGGCGCGCCCGAGCGGCTGGTCGAGGTGCTGCGCGACAAGCGGATGCTGCTGGTGCTCGACAACTGCGAGCACGTGGTCGAGCAGGTGGCCGCGGTCGCCGAGTTGTTGCTACGCGCTGCCCCCTCGCTGCGGGTCCTGGCCACCAGCCAGGAGGCGCTGGCCATCGAGGGCGAGGTGCTGTTCGCCGTCCAGCCACTCGACCTGCCCGATCGCGCCGGTGAGCCCACCGCCTCCAGCGCGGTCCGGCTCTTCGCCGCGCGGGCGAGCGCCGCCGCGCCCGGTTTCACGCTCGACGACGGCAACGCCGAGGCGGTCGCCGCCATCTGCAGGCGGCTCGACGGCATCCCGCTGGCGATCGAGCTGGCGGCCTCCCGCATGCGGGTGCTCAGCCCGGCCCAGCTCGCCGAGCGCCTCGACGACAGGTTCCGCCTGCTGGCCGGGGGCAGGCGTGACGCCCCGGCCAGGCAGCAGACGCTGCGCGCGATGATCGACTGGAGCTGGGAGCTGCTGACCGACGACGAGCGCGTCGTCCTGCGCCGCCTGGCCGTCCATGCCGACGGCTGCACGCTCGAGGCGGCGGAGGCGGTCTGCTCGGGCGAGGGCGTGCGCCCTGCCGACGTGCTCGACCTGCTGGCCAGGCTGGTCGACCGCTCCCTGGTGGTGGCCGTCGCGGGGGTGAGCGGCATCCGCTACCGTCTGCTCGAGTCGGTGGCCGCCTACTGCGTCGAACGGCTCGGCGAGGCGGGCGAGCTCGACTGCGTGAAGCTGCGCCACGCCGACCACTACCTCGCCCTCGCCGAGCGGGCCGACCTGCGGGTGGCCGGCCAGTCACGGTGGCTGGCCATGCTCGACGCCGAGAGCGCCAACGTCCGCACCGCCCTCGACACCGCCGCCCACCAGGGTGCCGCCGACACGGCGCTGCGCCTGGCCAGCGCCATGGCCTGGCACCTCATGCTGCGCTGCCGCTTCGACGAGGGCCGCAGGGCGCTGGCCACGGCACTGTCGGTGCCGGGCGAGGCCAACCCGAGCATCAGGGCGACGGCCGAGATCTGGTACGCGGGGCTCACCCTGCGCCTGGGCGGCTGCGAAGACGTCTCGGGCCTGGCCAGGAACGCGCTCGCGGTGCTCGAAGCCGATGGCGACCCCGTGCGGCTGGCGACGGCGCAGTGGCTGCTCGGCTTCATCCAGTGGGGCCAGGGCGAGCTGTCGGCCAGCGCCGAGCTGCTCAACCGGTCGCTGGCCACGTTCGAGACGCTCGGCGACCGGTGGGGCACTGCGGCCGCGCTGACCGCCAGGGCCTTTCAGTCCACGATCAGAGGCGACTTCGCCGCCGTCGAACGGGAGGGCGGGCGCAGCCTCAGGCTCTTCGAGGAGCTGGGCGACCACTGGGGCGTGCTCCAGGCGGTCGAGCCGCTGGCCATGCTGGCCGAGATCGACGGCGACTACGACAGGGCCGCCGGCCTGCACCGGCGGGCGCTGGCGATGGCCGAGGAGCTCGAGCTGTGGTTCGAGGTCTCGCGCAGCATGTCGGGGCTGGGCCGGCTCGCGCTGCTGGCGGGCGACTACGCCAGGGCCGACGAGCTGCACGAACGGGCCAGGCGGCTGGCGGTCGAGCACGCGCACCCCTACGCCGAGCAGTTCGCCGCGATCGGCCTGGCGCTCAGCGCGCGGCGGCAGGGCAGGCTCGAGGTGGCGGAGCGGCACCTGCGCACGTGGCTCGACTGGATCACGAAGATGGAGGGCGAGTCGGGGGCCGCCCTCCTGCTGGCCGAGCTGGGCTTCATCGCCGAACTGCGCGGCGACGCCGAGCAGGCGCTGTCGCTGCACCGCGAGGGATACGCCCACGCGGTGGCGACCGCCGATCCGCGGGCGCAGGCGCTCGCACTGGAGGGGATGGCGGGAGCCGTGTCGCTGTCGGGCGATCATCGAGGGGCGGCGCGGCTGCTGGGCGCCGCCGCGGCGGCCCGCGCGTCGGTGGGCAGGCCGCTGCCGGTGGCCGAACGGGGCGATGTCGATCGCATCACCGCGCGGTGCCGGCAGACGCTCGACCGGGCGGACTTCCTCGCGGAGTTCGCCAGGGGCGGCGCCCAGCCGGTGGCAGTGTAG
- a CDS encoding LamG-like jellyroll fold domain-containing protein, which yields MLAATLTAAPAQGDTGLVAAYGMDEGSGNTVRDQSGNGHDGTVRDPLWVSGKIGKTLHFDHYDLDVDRTVVVPDAPGLRTSSAMTLEAWVRPPNNDSSCGVSKVFEDQDPSFKLGSNGWQVRIGGKAYGGALWLTPETWIHLAVVYDGTRLRILGDGYEGESVPVTGAVDFGSGPLVIGGDGYARCHEGRVDEVRLYRRALTDEEIQRDMVTAVAPDSRAAAPGGLTVDDSSGTARLSWEAATDDHGITGYEIHSSWNADFVPTDQTRVATVTGLTYTEGCVERGTYFYRVVALDTLPQPGHASEAVSAEITRPDCPPTAPDVTVQPRTGWAWLGLSGASDERGVTEVQVHRSKRPGFTPSAETLVAKLAPTVWRYADDVPASGNYFYRTVAVDTAAHVSEPSPAVEAYISAPPDLRSELVAAYGLNEGSGTTVANAKPDVYYPATVTNPFWVPGKHGKGLAFWAGSSVRVTALPSFGNATIAAWVKPQQNGDDQRAISLWATETQTDLSLQAHNRFFDKPAATHGYELLTGPRALPTDKWVHLAATFDAGHQTLCFYIDGELRWCLPDDGGLWGTAQLGMGGEGRNSLNGTVIDEVRAYRAALTPQQIKTIMDTPIG from the coding sequence ATGCTGGCGGCAACGCTGACCGCTGCCCCAGCGCAGGGGGACACCGGTCTGGTCGCCGCATACGGGATGGACGAAGGTTCGGGGAATACGGTTCGCGACCAGTCCGGCAACGGCCACGACGGAACGGTCCGCGACCCGCTGTGGGTTTCCGGCAAGATCGGGAAGACGCTTCACTTCGATCATTACGACCTCGACGTGGACAGGACGGTGGTCGTCCCCGACGCTCCCGGGCTGCGGACGTCATCGGCGATGACGCTCGAGGCGTGGGTGCGGCCCCCGAACAACGACTCATCGTGCGGTGTCTCCAAGGTCTTCGAGGACCAGGACCCGTCCTTCAAACTCGGGTCCAACGGCTGGCAGGTGCGGATCGGCGGGAAAGCGTATGGCGGGGCCCTGTGGCTGACCCCGGAGACGTGGATCCATCTCGCCGTGGTCTACGACGGGACGAGGCTCCGGATCCTGGGAGACGGCTACGAGGGTGAATCGGTGCCGGTGACCGGCGCCGTCGACTTCGGCAGCGGGCCCCTGGTGATAGGCGGCGACGGGTATGCCCGCTGCCACGAGGGCAGAGTCGACGAGGTCCGGCTCTACCGGCGTGCCCTGACGGACGAGGAGATCCAGCGGGACATGGTCACGGCCGTCGCGCCGGACTCACGTGCTGCGGCTCCCGGCGGTCTCACGGTCGACGACAGCTCCGGCACCGCCCGGTTGTCGTGGGAGGCGGCCACGGACGACCACGGCATCACCGGATACGAGATCCACAGCTCGTGGAACGCGGATTTCGTGCCCACGGACCAGACCAGGGTCGCCACAGTGACCGGGCTCACGTACACCGAGGGCTGCGTCGAACGGGGCACGTACTTCTACCGTGTCGTGGCGCTGGACACGCTTCCTCAGCCCGGTCACGCCTCCGAGGCGGTCTCCGCCGAGATCACCAGGCCCGACTGCCCGCCGACGGCGCCCGACGTTACCGTCCAGCCACGCACCGGCTGGGCATGGCTCGGGCTCAGTGGCGCCAGTGACGAAAGAGGCGTCACCGAGGTTCAGGTCCATCGCTCGAAGCGGCCCGGCTTCACGCCTTCCGCCGAGACACTTGTCGCGAAGCTGGCCCCGACGGTCTGGCGGTACGCCGACGACGTGCCCGCATCAGGGAACTACTTCTACCGGACCGTGGCCGTGGACACGGCCGCCCATGTCAGCGAGCCCTCACCGGCCGTGGAGGCGTACATCTCCGCGCCTCCGGACCTGCGGTCGGAGCTGGTCGCCGCGTACGGACTCAACGAGGGCAGCGGGACGACGGTGGCCAACGCCAAGCCCGACGTCTACTACCCGGCCACGGTGACCAACCCGTTCTGGGTGCCGGGGAAGCACGGCAAGGGGCTGGCCTTCTGGGCGGGGTCGAGCGTCCGCGTCACCGCCCTGCCGTCCTTCGGCAACGCGACCATCGCCGCATGGGTGAAGCCGCAGCAGAACGGTGACGATCAGCGCGCGATATCGCTCTGGGCCACTGAGACCCAGACCGACCTCAGCCTGCAAGCTCATAACAGGTTCTTCGACAAGCCCGCCGCCACGCACGGATACGAACTGCTGACCGGACCCCGGGCACTGCCCACCGACAAGTGGGTTCATCTGGCGGCCACCTTCGACGCCGGCCACCAGACCCTCTGCTTCTACATCGATGGAGAGCTCCGCTGGTGCCTCCCCGATGACGGCGGCCTGTGGGGTACCGCTCAGCTGGGGATGGGCGGCGAGGGACGGAACTCCCTCAACGGCACGGTCATCGACGAGGTCCGTGCCTACCGCGCCGCGCTGACACCCCAACAGATCAAGACCATCATGGACACCCCGATCGGCTGA
- the ilvC gene encoding ketol-acid reductoisomerase: MFYDDHADLSIIQGRVVAVIGYGSQGHAHALSLRDSGVDVRVGLPETSKSRELAEAEGLRVVTPAEAAAEADLIMILAPDHLQRGIYEKDIQPNLQEGDALFFGHGLNIRYGLIEAPEGVDVAMVAPKGPGHLVRRQYQAGRGVPCLIAVEKDASGSAQELALSYAKGIGGTRAGALKTTFKEETETDLFGEQAVLCGGVSELIKAGFETLIEAGYQPEVAYFECLHEMKLIVDLMYEGGVSKMYWSVSDTAEYGGYTRGPRVVTEETKKEMKRILAEVQDGTFARQLVEEFDGGQKEFTRYREELAEHPIEKTGAKLRPMMSWLKAEG, translated from the coding sequence ATCCAGGGGCGGGTTGTGGCCGTCATCGGGTACGGCAGCCAGGGCCACGCCCACGCTCTGTCCCTGCGCGACTCCGGTGTGGACGTTCGCGTGGGCCTGCCCGAGACCTCCAAGAGCCGTGAGCTGGCCGAGGCCGAGGGCCTGCGCGTCGTCACGCCCGCCGAGGCCGCCGCCGAGGCCGACCTGATCATGATCCTCGCGCCCGACCACCTGCAGCGCGGCATCTACGAGAAGGACATCCAGCCGAACCTCCAGGAGGGCGACGCGCTCTTCTTCGGCCACGGCCTCAACATCCGCTACGGCCTCATCGAGGCGCCCGAGGGCGTCGACGTCGCCATGGTCGCCCCCAAGGGTCCCGGTCACCTGGTCCGCCGCCAGTACCAGGCGGGTCGCGGCGTGCCGTGCCTCATCGCGGTCGAGAAGGACGCCTCGGGCAGCGCGCAGGAGCTCGCGCTCTCCTACGCCAAGGGCATCGGCGGCACCCGCGCCGGCGCGCTGAAGACGACCTTCAAGGAGGAGACCGAGACCGACCTGTTCGGCGAGCAGGCCGTCCTGTGCGGTGGCGTGTCCGAGCTGATCAAGGCCGGTTTCGAGACGCTGATCGAGGCGGGTTACCAGCCCGAGGTCGCCTACTTCGAGTGCCTCCACGAGATGAAGCTGATCGTCGACCTCATGTACGAGGGCGGCGTCTCCAAGATGTACTGGTCGGTGTCCGACACCGCCGAGTACGGCGGCTACACCCGCGGCCCGCGCGTCGTCACCGAGGAGACGAAGAAGGAGATGAAGCGCATCCTGGCCGAGGTCCAGGACGGCACCTTCGCGCGCCAGCTGGTCGAGGAGTTCGACGGCGGGCAGAAGGAGTTCACCCGCTACCGCGAGGAGCTGGCCGAGCACCCGATCGAGAAGACCGGCGCCAAGCTGCGTCCGATGATGAGCTGGCTCAAGGCCGAGGGCTGA